A window from Chitinophaga filiformis encodes these proteins:
- a CDS encoding helix-turn-helix transcriptional regulator, whose protein sequence is MEYKEIKPGKELVPFIHSYWELKGNEYDSQWERNFPDGCAGLVINLGNTCLTDNGSVSMEFGKTYVVGAMTSFKDSFIDSETHLLGVCLKPATFANFYNHASQNELINNTVEFEKSHSFNIDKICENPLTYLNRYFSDRIRNKYNPLQSAINDIHSTNGQINIHELSKRNFTTVRQLERNFKKHIGLSPKEYSNIIRFQNALNIIQNSNENRSLLDIAFECGYYDHSHLANEIKRNTGLAPSQL, encoded by the coding sequence ATGGAGTACAAAGAAATAAAACCCGGCAAAGAATTAGTCCCCTTTATTCATTCCTATTGGGAGTTAAAAGGGAACGAATATGATAGCCAATGGGAACGAAACTTTCCTGATGGTTGTGCAGGACTAGTGATAAATTTAGGTAATACGTGTTTGACAGACAATGGCTCGGTTTCTATGGAATTTGGCAAAACATACGTAGTTGGCGCAATGACTTCGTTCAAGGACAGTTTTATTGACAGCGAAACTCATTTATTAGGTGTTTGCCTCAAACCTGCGACCTTTGCCAATTTTTATAACCACGCTTCACAAAATGAATTGATTAACAATACTGTTGAGTTTGAGAAAAGCCATTCATTTAACATTGATAAGATCTGTGAAAACCCCTTGACCTATCTGAACCGGTATTTTTCTGACAGAATAAGGAACAAATACAACCCCTTGCAATCAGCTATAAACGACATTCACTCGACGAACGGACAAATTAACATTCATGAACTATCAAAAAGAAATTTTACGACAGTACGACAATTGGAACGTAATTTCAAAAAGCACATTGGATTATCCCCGAAAGAATATTCAAACATTATCCGCTTTCAAAACGCTTTGAACATCATCCAAAACTCAAATGAAAATCGGAGTTTGTTAGATATAGCGTTTGAATGTGGCTATTATGACCATTCGCATCTTGCCAATGAAATCAAGCGAAATACGGGACTAGCACCATCACAGCTTTAA
- a CDS encoding FecR domain-containing protein produces MSSSTDHYEKLLQKYLDGQCSVVETEELYAWLQSSGSHRSLLAAMQREFKKTMEERHEIPSELSDRIETRLLQNISRDKVIKFRQRTRLRWIAAAAAVLLLGSGLYYYTNTVSSRKTFTTGNATVANTGDIAPGTNKAILILANGDVVTLDSAGNQVINQGQTIVRQKNGQLEYAAQGNSGAVVYNTLTVPRGGQFNIVLPDGSRVWLNAASSMKYPTAFNGDRREVELQGQGYFEVVPNARQPFFVKVNGLEVQVLGTSFDIMAYADEKSINTTLIEGLVNVKNGTTEQRLKPGQQAIVDPATGNMVVRPADVDQVIAWKTGFFEFDNASLGDILRQLSRWYDIDISYNQTGNERLFGGRISRSLPLSDILHMLEANGPTFLLSGRKLTVTSGK; encoded by the coding sequence ATGTCATCATCCACGGACCACTACGAAAAACTTTTACAAAAATACCTTGACGGCCAATGCTCTGTGGTCGAAACGGAGGAGTTATATGCCTGGCTTCAATCGTCGGGTTCTCACCGTTCCCTGCTGGCTGCCATGCAGCGGGAGTTCAAAAAGACCATGGAAGAACGCCATGAGATCCCTTCAGAACTGAGCGACAGGATAGAAACAAGGCTTTTACAGAACATCTCCCGCGATAAAGTGATAAAATTCCGGCAGCGCACCCGCCTGCGCTGGATAGCTGCTGCCGCAGCGGTACTGCTGCTGGGAAGTGGCTTGTATTATTATACGAATACCGTCTCGTCCCGCAAGACATTTACCACAGGTAACGCTACGGTCGCTAATACCGGAGATATTGCACCAGGTACTAATAAGGCTATACTGATACTGGCAAACGGCGATGTGGTAACGCTGGACAGTGCCGGCAACCAGGTGATCAACCAGGGGCAGACCATTGTGCGTCAGAAGAACGGACAGCTGGAATACGCTGCACAGGGCAACAGCGGCGCCGTTGTATATAATACGCTGACCGTGCCAAGGGGCGGTCAGTTCAACATCGTACTGCCCGATGGCAGCCGTGTGTGGCTGAATGCGGCTTCCAGTATGAAATACCCTACCGCCTTTAATGGCGACCGCCGGGAGGTGGAATTACAGGGACAAGGCTACTTTGAAGTGGTCCCCAATGCCAGGCAGCCATTTTTCGTAAAGGTGAACGGGCTTGAAGTGCAGGTACTGGGTACCAGCTTTGATATCATGGCCTATGCCGACGAAAAAAGTATTAATACAACACTGATCGAAGGGCTCGTAAACGTAAAAAACGGAACAACAGAACAACGGCTGAAACCAGGGCAACAGGCCATCGTGGACCCGGCTACGGGTAATATGGTAGTGAGGCCGGCAGACGTTGACCAGGTAATTGCCTGGAAAACAGGCTTTTTTGAATTTGACAACGCCAGCCTGGGGGACATTCTACGCCAGTTGTCCAGGTGGTATGATATTGACATTAGTTACAACCAGACAGGAAATGAACGGCTCTTTGGGGGACGTATTAGCCGGAGCTTACCTTTATCTGATATTCTGCATATGCTGGAAGCAAATGGACCTACATTCTTACTGTCAGGAAGGAAACTAACTGTTACATCGGGGAAATAA
- a CDS encoding dihydrofolate reductase family protein, which produces MRKISLFIATSLDGYIAKPNDDLSFLKLVEKEGEDYGYREFTDTIDTLIIGRRTYDYVLKEIGPSHYDNGQRDVYVITKNKRPQLGRTTFYTGSLTELVDRLKSESGKNIYCDGGAEVINELLKSDLIDEFIISIVPVLLGNGIRLFQDGRPEQTLEFITAKTFETGLIQLHYKRKK; this is translated from the coding sequence ATGCGAAAAATATCACTTTTCATTGCAACAAGTCTAGATGGTTACATTGCAAAACCTAATGACGACCTTAGCTTCTTAAAACTCGTTGAAAAAGAGGGTGAAGACTATGGTTACAGGGAATTTACAGACACAATTGACACATTGATTATTGGCAGAAGAACCTACGATTATGTACTTAAAGAAATCGGGCCATCTCATTACGACAACGGGCAAAGGGATGTCTATGTAATAACAAAAAATAAAAGACCGCAATTAGGCAGAACTACTTTCTATACAGGGAGCTTAACTGAACTGGTTGATCGCTTAAAATCTGAAAGTGGCAAGAATATTTATTGCGACGGTGGTGCAGAAGTAATCAATGAATTATTGAAGAGCGACTTAATAGACGAGTTTATAATTTCCATTGTCCCGGTTTTACTAGGTAACGGAATAAGACTTTTTCAGGATGGGAGACCTGAACAAACGCTTGAATTCATCACAGCAAAAACATTTGAAACAGGGCTGATACAACTACATTATAAACGGAAAAAATAG
- a CDS encoding RNA polymerase sigma factor: protein MDRMPSEEEVLLRMKQGDESAFTKIYRHYHASLYIYVLRFCKVPSLAEDLVHDVFLKVWEIRDRINPELSFTGYLYRIARNHVIKTIDKLATDKVLRDQLYSQLNEAAGAQPEQEVRAKEYERLFQEALVKMPPQRLNVFKLCRQEGKSYDEAAFLLGISRNAVKKHMVLGMRFIYDYVHRHGDILLAIYIARKIL, encoded by the coding sequence ATGGATCGTATGCCATCCGAGGAAGAGGTGTTGTTAAGGATGAAGCAGGGAGATGAGTCTGCGTTCACGAAGATCTACCGGCACTATCACGCCTCACTTTACATCTATGTATTGCGGTTTTGCAAGGTCCCTTCTCTCGCGGAGGATCTGGTGCATGATGTATTCCTGAAGGTATGGGAGATCAGGGACCGTATCAACCCCGAACTGTCCTTTACAGGATATTTATACCGGATCGCCAGGAATCATGTTATAAAGACGATCGATAAGCTGGCCACCGATAAAGTACTAAGAGACCAGTTATACAGCCAGCTCAATGAAGCTGCCGGCGCCCAGCCGGAACAGGAGGTGAGGGCCAAGGAATATGAACGTTTATTCCAGGAAGCATTGGTAAAGATGCCACCCCAACGGCTGAATGTATTCAAATTATGCCGGCAGGAGGGGAAAAGCTATGATGAAGCCGCCTTTTTGCTGGGCATTTCCCGGAATGCGGTCAAGAAACATATGGTCCTGGGCATGCGCTTCATATACGATTATGTGCACCGGCATGGCGATATTCTGCTCGCCATTTACATCGCCCGGAAAATTCTTTAA
- a CDS encoding TonB-dependent receptor, with protein sequence MKLTTFLLLVVCLQISAKGVSQQISISEKKAPLKKVLRQVARQAGISIVYDETLLATANPVTIDIKNATLKEVLDICLSNQPFAYTIDGTRIIVKGLPDAKLLADTTITVTGRVTDEKGDPVPGVSVRVKNGSTGTATDVDGRFKLKAPADGLLVFSALGFAPYTQAVGNGNLSIRLKGSETSLTETVVVGYGVQKKSVVTGAITSVRASDLESQSITRVESALQGRTSGVTIASSSGQPGSGSSVRVRGITTFNNNDPLWVVDGVVVDNGGIGYLNQYDIESIEVLKDAASQAIYGARAAAGVILVTTKKGKAGKLSVNYNGYYGTSAPARKLKLLNATQYATLVNEASMAGNEGIKYADPQSLGQGTDWQAQIFNNNAIRQNHEISVSGGSEKSTFYSSFGYLNQEGIVATDISKYQRINFRLNSTHKLSEWVTFGQNVGYAYDKSVGLGNTNSEFGGPLASAINLDPITPVTITDPAVAATYDPRVPKDANGNYYGLSNAVFQEITNPLAYIATRKDNRYNWSHNIVGNAYLEISPIKGLKLRSTLGSKIAFWGSETFTPESFLNSSTITDKNNFNRSYNNGFNWNVENTISYTKAFSKHNVTLLLGQGAYVDNHTRSSSVTYYKLPINSLKEASLKYPIPPTQKDASGSENPDHKLSSLFARVNYNYNEKYLAEAIVRRDGSSRFGANKKYGIFPSFSLGWVASSEGFLSGNEIINFLKVRGGYGVVGNDNIGDLLYLSTVGGGRSYSFGTGDSYVIGNSPNAPPNPDLKWESTSQTNIGFEATVLSDITVSFDLFRKATKDILQYPRIPFYVGAISNPAANVADMENRGVELELGYRKKFGDVNFAINGNVSYLKNKVTNLGRNIAYLSGGESIQSTSKPITRTAVGQAYSSFFGFQTNGIFQTQQEVDAYVNKDGKKIQPGAVPGDFRWVDIDGNGKIEYEGDRKFLGNPTPSWTYGFTLNSGYKGFDLVLFVQGAAGNKIFQGLRRLDIPTANWQTKALGRWTGPGTSNDYPRLTTKPGNDNNNFTNPSDFYLESGNYARIKSLQIGYSLPASLLKKAYIEKFRVYLMSENLLTLTKYSGYDPEIGGGVFSIDRGIYPQARSFMVGVNATF encoded by the coding sequence ATGAAACTGACCACCTTTTTGTTGCTAGTGGTTTGTTTGCAGATCAGCGCAAAAGGGGTATCGCAACAGATCTCTATATCTGAGAAAAAAGCTCCCCTCAAGAAAGTACTTCGACAGGTAGCACGTCAGGCAGGAATTTCCATAGTGTACGATGAAACATTACTCGCAACGGCCAATCCGGTAACTATCGATATTAAAAACGCTACCCTTAAAGAAGTGCTCGATATCTGCCTTAGCAATCAACCATTTGCCTATACTATCGACGGCACCCGCATCATCGTAAAAGGCCTGCCCGATGCTAAACTACTGGCAGACACTACCATTACCGTAACGGGAAGGGTAACAGATGAAAAAGGAGACCCCGTGCCCGGCGTAAGCGTTCGGGTAAAAAATGGCAGCACCGGTACTGCTACCGATGTGGATGGCCGGTTTAAACTGAAGGCGCCTGCCGATGGTTTACTGGTATTCAGCGCACTGGGATTTGCACCATATACGCAGGCGGTAGGCAACGGCAACCTCTCCATCAGGCTGAAAGGTTCTGAAACCTCCCTGACTGAAACTGTGGTGGTAGGTTATGGCGTACAGAAAAAAAGTGTGGTGACCGGCGCTATCACCAGCGTGAGAGCTTCCGACCTGGAAAGCCAGTCTATTACCCGCGTTGAAAGCGCCCTGCAGGGTAGAACCTCCGGTGTTACCATCGCGTCCAGCTCTGGTCAGCCAGGTTCCGGATCCTCAGTAAGGGTAAGAGGGATTACCACCTTCAACAACAACGATCCGTTGTGGGTAGTAGACGGTGTTGTGGTAGATAATGGTGGTATCGGCTACCTCAACCAATACGACATTGAATCCATCGAAGTACTGAAAGACGCCGCTTCCCAGGCTATCTATGGTGCACGTGCTGCTGCAGGGGTTATCCTGGTCACTACCAAAAAAGGTAAGGCCGGAAAGCTGAGCGTAAATTATAATGGTTATTATGGTACTTCAGCTCCGGCACGTAAACTGAAACTCCTGAATGCCACCCAGTATGCTACCTTAGTTAACGAGGCTTCTATGGCTGGTAACGAAGGTATTAAATATGCCGATCCGCAGTCTTTAGGACAAGGTACTGACTGGCAGGCACAGATCTTCAACAACAATGCCATCCGCCAGAATCATGAGATCAGTGTTAGCGGTGGCAGTGAGAAATCTACTTTCTATTCTTCCTTCGGTTATCTGAACCAGGAGGGTATTGTGGCTACTGACATTTCCAAATATCAGCGTATTAACTTCCGTCTGAACTCTACGCATAAACTGTCTGAATGGGTAACTTTCGGCCAGAACGTGGGATATGCCTACGATAAGTCTGTCGGTCTGGGTAACACGAATAGTGAGTTTGGCGGTCCGCTGGCATCTGCTATTAACCTGGATCCGATTACTCCGGTTACCATAACCGATCCTGCGGTTGCAGCAACGTATGATCCAAGAGTGCCAAAAGATGCCAACGGAAATTATTATGGTCTTTCAAACGCAGTATTCCAGGAGATTACCAATCCGCTGGCATATATTGCTACCCGTAAGGATAACAGGTATAACTGGTCTCACAACATCGTAGGTAATGCTTACCTGGAAATATCACCAATAAAGGGTCTGAAACTACGTTCTACCCTGGGTTCCAAGATCGCTTTCTGGGGAAGTGAGACTTTTACGCCGGAGTCTTTTCTTAACTCATCGACCATCACTGACAAGAACAATTTCAACCGTAGTTATAACAACGGTTTTAACTGGAATGTGGAGAATACTATCTCCTATACCAAAGCATTCAGCAAGCATAACGTAACCTTGCTGTTAGGGCAGGGTGCGTATGTTGACAACCATACCAGGTCAAGCTCTGTGACCTATTACAAACTGCCGATAAACAGTTTGAAAGAAGCATCACTCAAGTATCCTATACCCCCAACCCAGAAAGACGCAAGCGGTAGTGAAAATCCGGATCATAAGCTTTCATCGCTGTTTGCTCGTGTAAACTATAACTATAACGAAAAATATCTCGCAGAAGCTATTGTGCGTCGTGACGGTTCCTCCCGCTTTGGCGCTAATAAGAAGTATGGTATCTTCCCATCTTTCTCGCTAGGTTGGGTAGCTTCCAGTGAAGGTTTCCTGTCGGGTAACGAGATCATTAACTTCCTGAAGGTACGTGGTGGTTACGGTGTGGTTGGTAATGACAATATCGGCGACCTTTTATACCTCTCTACCGTTGGCGGCGGCAGAAGCTATAGCTTCGGAACCGGGGACTCATACGTGATTGGAAACAGCCCTAATGCGCCCCCCAACCCTGACCTGAAATGGGAATCCACCAGCCAGACAAACATTGGTTTTGAAGCAACTGTGCTGAGCGATATTACAGTGTCATTTGACCTGTTTAGAAAGGCAACGAAAGATATTCTGCAGTATCCGCGTATCCCATTCTATGTAGGGGCCATCTCCAATCCTGCAGCTAACGTAGCTGATATGGAAAACAGAGGTGTGGAACTGGAACTGGGTTACCGGAAGAAATTTGGCGACGTTAATTTCGCTATCAATGGTAATGTTTCCTACCTGAAGAATAAGGTAACCAACCTTGGTCGTAATATTGCCTATCTGTCCGGCGGAGAATCCATTCAATCTACCAGCAAGCCAATCACACGTACTGCTGTTGGACAGGCATATAGTTCCTTCTTTGGTTTCCAGACCAATGGCATTTTCCAGACGCAGCAGGAAGTAGATGCTTATGTAAACAAAGATGGAAAGAAGATACAGCCAGGCGCCGTACCCGGTGATTTCCGTTGGGTAGATATAGACGGTAACGGCAAAATAGAGTATGAAGGTGATCGTAAGTTCCTTGGTAATCCTACTCCAAGCTGGACATATGGTTTTACCCTGAATTCAGGTTATAAAGGCTTTGACCTGGTATTGTTCGTACAGGGCGCTGCTGGTAACAAGATCTTCCAGGGACTGCGTCGTCTGGATATTCCCACGGCTAACTGGCAGACCAAAGCATTGGGTCGCTGGACTGGTCCTGGCACAAGCAATGACTATCCACGTCTGACAACAAAACCTGGGAACGATAACAATAATTTCACCAACCCATCCGACTTCTACCTGGAAAGCGGCAACTATGCAAGGATCAAATCCCTGCAGATCGGTTATAGCCTGCCTGCTTCCCTGTTGAAGAAAGCATACATCGAGAAATTCCGTGTTTACCTGATGAGTGAAAATCTGCTGACCCTGACCAAATACAGCGGTTATGATCCTGAAATTGGCGGTGGCGTATTCAGCATCGACAGAGGTATCTATCCGCAGGCCCGCTCTTTCATGGTAGGTGTAAATGCTACGTTCTAA
- a CDS encoding M13 family metallopeptidase, protein MKNWLLLSVFLASFAACQPGTKEKSFIAIEGLDSTIRPGDNFYNYVNLKWYDTAQIPPSQSGVGAYRFMNFQQRLKLQGILDSVSKSHNAPGSLEQKIGDFFASGMDTNIINQRGFEPIKAGLFRINAITSISDLLTFMAEEIKLSNVSLIDFQVLPDQENSSMNMGHIYQTGIGMPDRDYYFKTDTATLAIQQAYKKYLLALFTLTGNDSALAQKKAALVYDVQKQLATSHKTNVELRDVKGNFHKMALGDLNKRQPNIGWTTFFQHIGATMDSLDVAQPGYYDKLNTLIKSIPLEDWKIYLSAGYISNYADYLSQPFVNASFEYNKALTGQAMQKTRGETMSSVVDTYLGQALGQLYTKLYFPESAKARMLELVNNLQKAFSNRVDHLEWMSDSTKQKAKEKLFAITKKIGYPDKWREYNKVNVVRNKYFENVVSAAANNFQYSLAKLGKPVDKTEWFTTPSTVTAYNNPYANEIVFPAGILQPPYFDNNADDALNYGGIGMVIGHEMTHTFDDQGAQFDKNGNVKSWWTPQDYEKFKAKTQQVIDLYSKFTVLDSIHIKGALTVGENTADISGVAVAYDAFKMTKQGQDTTRIGGFTPDQRFFFSIARIWRVKMKDEYLRYWINNDPHSPPMWRVNGPLMNMQAFYSAFNVQPGEKMYQDEDKRIKIW, encoded by the coding sequence ATGAAAAACTGGCTTTTACTATCCGTTTTCCTGGCTTCTTTTGCTGCCTGTCAACCAGGTACAAAAGAAAAATCCTTTATTGCCATCGAAGGGCTCGACTCTACCATCCGGCCGGGCGATAACTTTTATAATTATGTCAATTTAAAATGGTATGATACCGCACAAATACCACCCAGCCAGTCGGGCGTAGGTGCATACCGGTTTATGAACTTCCAGCAACGCCTCAAGTTACAGGGTATCCTTGATAGCGTATCAAAAAGTCATAATGCCCCTGGCAGCCTTGAACAAAAGATCGGTGATTTTTTTGCTTCCGGAATGGACACCAATATCATCAACCAACGGGGCTTTGAGCCAATAAAAGCTGGCTTATTCCGTATCAATGCCATTACCAGTATTTCTGATCTGCTTACATTCATGGCGGAAGAAATCAAACTGTCCAACGTATCTCTTATTGATTTCCAGGTTTTACCCGATCAGGAAAACAGTAGCATGAATATGGGACATATCTATCAAACTGGCATAGGCATGCCTGACAGGGATTATTACTTCAAGACCGACACTGCTACCCTTGCTATTCAGCAGGCATATAAAAAATATCTATTAGCTCTTTTTACCCTTACTGGAAACGATTCCGCGCTGGCACAGAAAAAAGCAGCACTTGTTTACGATGTCCAAAAGCAATTGGCAACGTCACATAAAACCAATGTTGAGTTGCGGGATGTAAAAGGCAATTTCCATAAAATGGCGCTGGGCGATTTAAATAAGCGACAACCAAATATAGGCTGGACAACTTTCTTCCAACATATAGGCGCCACCATGGATTCGCTGGATGTAGCACAGCCAGGTTATTATGATAAGCTGAACACACTCATCAAATCGATCCCGCTCGAAGACTGGAAGATATACCTGAGCGCGGGTTATATCAGCAATTATGCAGATTATCTCAGCCAACCATTTGTGAACGCGTCCTTTGAATATAACAAAGCCCTCACAGGACAAGCCATGCAGAAAACACGTGGCGAGACCATGTCCAGCGTGGTAGACACTTATCTTGGCCAGGCATTGGGGCAATTATACACGAAGCTATATTTCCCCGAATCGGCGAAAGCACGGATGCTGGAACTTGTAAATAACCTGCAGAAGGCATTCTCCAATAGGGTGGACCACCTCGAATGGATGAGTGACAGCACCAAGCAAAAAGCCAAGGAGAAATTATTTGCCATCACCAAAAAAATAGGATACCCTGATAAGTGGCGTGAATACAATAAGGTAAACGTTGTAAGGAATAAATACTTTGAAAATGTGGTATCGGCAGCCGCGAACAACTTCCAATATAGCCTGGCCAAACTTGGAAAGCCGGTTGACAAGACCGAGTGGTTCACTACACCTTCTACAGTTACTGCTTATAACAACCCTTACGCCAACGAGATCGTATTTCCCGCGGGTATTCTGCAACCTCCTTACTTTGATAACAATGCCGATGACGCGCTTAACTATGGCGGTATTGGTATGGTGATTGGTCACGAAATGACGCATACATTTGATGACCAGGGCGCCCAGTTTGATAAGAACGGGAACGTAAAAAGCTGGTGGACACCCCAGGACTATGAAAAATTTAAAGCCAAAACACAACAGGTCATTGACCTGTACAGCAAGTTCACCGTACTGGATAGCATTCATATTAAAGGTGCACTGACAGTAGGAGAAAACACAGCGGATATCAGCGGGGTGGCTGTAGCATATGATGCATTCAAAATGACCAAACAAGGCCAGGATACAACGAGGATCGGCGGCTTTACGCCCGATCAGCGGTTTTTCTTTTCAATAGCCAGGATCTGGCGGGTGAAAATGAAAGATGAATACCTGCGCTACTGGATCAATAACGATCCCCACTCGCCCCCCATGTGGCGTGTAAATGGCCCGCTGATGAACATGCAGGCTTTTTACTCCGCTTTTAATGTACAACCCGGGGAAAAAATGTACCAGGACGAAGATAAGCGGATCAAGATCTGGTAA